GCTGGCGGATCAATTTGCGAGCCGCCGGTCCCCCGAGAGGAAGGCCATAGAGAGAGCACAGCTGGCGGACAAGGGCCGCATCACAGGCGAATCCCCCAGCCAGATCCAGAAGCAGCAGCGGGTTGGCGGCGACGCCGGTGGCCTTGAGTGCGGCGTAGCGCCCGATCAGCCCCTGGGCTTCCCTCCGGCGTCGCTGCAATCTTCCTGTCTCCAGCTGTTGCTGAATTCGTGTGGCCTGCCTGAGGCTGTTGAGCAACAGCAGGCTCTGGCCATGTTGTTCGAGCAGACGGCTGAGACCGCTCGCCAGTGCTTCCACGTCGGCTGGTTGCTCACGGCTGCGGATGCGGCCATCGCTCAGTTGAACCGCCTTGCGCGGTGCGGCGGACACCGCCAGCGGAGCCGGCAGCCCTGCTGGAAGTCGGCTGTGGATCTTGCGCAGCAGATCCGGCAGTTGATCCTCTGGCCAGCAGTCGCTGCGGTTCAGCACCGTCAACACCGGCTTGCCCATGGTCTGGAGCGTATCCAGGGCCTCCAGTTCCACCCGCGTGATGTCGCCGTCCAGCACAAGAAGCACCAGATCGGCATGCAGGGCCACCCTGGCCGCCAGTCGTGCTCGAGCCGGACCATCCACCTCGTCGATGCCAGGGGTGTCGACCAGTTGGACGTTCTGCAGTCCTGAAATGGTTCTTGGCCAGGCCACGGCCTGCTGCTGACGCGTGCAGCCGTGGGCCACATCCGTGGCCATCAGCTGCTGACCGACCAGGGCATTCACCAGGCTGGACTTGCCGACGCCCACTCGGCCGAACACCGAGATCCGCAGCCTGCTTCGCTCCAGGCGTTCAAGCTGGTGATCCAGAAGCCGAAGCGCACCGGCCAGAAGTCCCTGTTCACGGCCATTCAGTTCCAGCCTGTCTCGCCAGCCCTGCAGCAGATCTCTGCAGCGATCCTCCAGGGCACTCATGGAGCGGCCTCGCCTGAGGTGTTTCTCCACCAGCCGGCCAGCACGGCCAGCACGGCCTCTGGGCCAATCACGCC
Above is a window of Synechococcus sp. BIOS-E4-1 DNA encoding:
- a CDS encoding GTP-binding protein, whose protein sequence is MSALEDRCRDLLQGWRDRLELNGREQGLLAGALRLLDHQLERLERSRLRISVFGRVGVGKSSLVNALVGQQLMATDVAHGCTRQQQAVAWPRTISGLQNVQLVDTPGIDEVDGPARARLAARVALHADLVLLVLDGDITRVELEALDTLQTMGKPVLTVLNRSDCWPEDQLPDLLRKIHSRLPAGLPAPLAVSAAPRKAVQLSDGRIRSREQPADVEALASGLSRLLEQHGQSLLLLNSLRQATRIQQQLETGRLQRRRREAQGLIGRYAALKATGVAANPLLLLDLAGGFACDAALVRQLCSLYGLPLGGPAARKLIRQLSGQNALLGGAQLGLQVALGSLRQLLLLAAPFSAGLTLAPAAPVALAQAALAVHTTRRTGRMTARWLLEERGRGRRLQPGPATLMRRLAQSDRGIVELMQEWPQPQSRPPLPSLLP